Within Kwoniella shandongensis chromosome 1, complete sequence, the genomic segment TCTCACAAGCTTCGAGAGAGATCGACCTCACTCCCAACCTACCCGAACAAAAGCCAGAACGAAAAGCTTTGAGCGCGGCCATGATCAGTATGTCTCGTGGTGGGGAATGAGGACGAACGTTGTTGACAGACATCCTTTCACAGTTCCAATATGGATCGCCCTTTCATCCGCTGTCATCTTGTATAATAGTAAGTTTGTCAGTGTCGTACAGCGTCGTGTACTTTACCGTAGTATAGCTGACGAATGCTCGTGAACAGAATATCTGTATAGTAATCTGGATTACCCATTTGTAAGTTCATTATTCCATTTGATCGCACAAAGCTTGACTGATCAATTTCCATCTATTCAGCCAATCTTCATGTGAGTATCACACAACAATACGGCTCACATAGACTACTACAGCCGCTTCCCGAGCTGTACCTCGGTATGGAGTTTTACGAGCTGACCTCACTTCACGTAGTACCTCATATCACCTTGGATGTGCTGTGAGTGTCCGCGGTCGGGCTCCTGTTCCACCATGACGGCACGCTGACTGTCAAACAGGCCATTGGGACCCGAGTCTTGCGAGCGACGACGAACCTGCTTGACGGATTAGATCGAGTGGAAATGACGGTGAGCTAGTTATGCGGCGAGAGGGGTCAATCACTTACACAATTGTGGACTTGCAGAGAGAGCTGTATCTGAAGTCTATCTTACCGATCGGAGTGTTGTTCTCTGGATCGTTAATATTGAGCAATACCGCATATCTTACGTGAGTTGGCAGGATGGAACATTAAAGTATTTGGCTAAGTCGGTTGAGCAGGTTGAGCGTATCTTTCATCCAGATGCTGAAGGTATGTGCTAAACTGTCACTCCTTGTTTTTCATGATAGACGTAAAGCTAACGCTATGCCTGACCATAGGCATTTACACCTGTTGCCATCCTCCTCATATCCGCTGCTTTCAAGCTGCAGGTGCTGAATCATCGATTGGTCCTTATCGTTCTTCTCATATCCGGCGGTTGTGCTTTAGGTGTGTTTGGGTTGACCCCCAAAACCTAGTATCGAGAGTCAGTAGTTGACTTGCTTCCAGCTGCGTATGGAGAGCTCCATTTCGAGATGTTTGGTTTCCTCTGCCAAGCTAGTGCTGTCATCGTAAGTAGACTCATACTGTATGGCTTTCGCTCGCTGACTTCCGGATAATAGTTCGAATCATCGTATGTTTGGCTGGCTGTTGCTCCTCGGACTTGTACTGACCAATTCGCAGCCGACTCGTCATGATTCAAATACTGCTCCAGGGGCTCAAGATGGATCCTCTGTGCTCATTACATTACTACGCGCCGGTACGTCAACCACTCTTCCAATTTGCCACACCTTTACTTCGTTCTGTCCTTCGCTCCGATCCGAGAGCCTGTACTGACGGGTTCGAATTGTCACCAGATCTGCGCCATCATAAACGCCTGTTTCCTCCCTTTCACAGAAGGACTTGAACCCTTTCGCCAATTCATGAGGATAGGACCCTTGATCATGATCTCAAATGCGGCTGTTGCGTTCGGGCTGAACGTGGCAGCCGTGTTTTTGATCGGTGCGGCCGGAGGATTAGTTTTGACTCTGGCTGGCGTGTTCAAGGTGGGTATCACGATATTCAGCCCAACATTTTGGTATGGAAAGCCCACGGAAGCTGACCTCTACTCTACTTGGCAGGATATCTTACTCATAACGTCTAGTTGTCTCTTCTTCGGAAGCTCAATCACCCCTATCCAGATATTTGGTGAGTCTCCGTTGTCTGTCACCCTGTATTCCTCGATCGGCGCTCTCAGTCCAATTTGACAAAGGAAGATCAACATACTGactcctttctttccttgtGTCTCAAAGGATATGTGATGGCTTTGAGCGGTATGGTGGCTTACAAAACCGCTAGCAAGTGAGGAAAGTATCGTCAGGAGATTACCATATGGGCACGATATACGTTATGGGCATTAGGGACAGTATTCAGTCGGTAGAGATTGAGATCATTGTAGACTTTACGTAGACCATGGATATACACAACATATAGATTGGGCAGCTGGTGGAACTCGACCGAATACGCTTAAAGTATAGAGTACTTCCATCACTATTTCAAAAGCGGTATGTCCACATACAGTATAATTTTCCTTGAAGTGCTAAGGGGATGTTCCGTTTTGATAAATCAGTCTCATGAACGCTATTTGACTtttgtctcttcttcattctgACCACCTTGTCGTAGTCATCCTTTGTCAAATCGATTCTCCTGGTTGTCCAAGGCGCCATAACGCCAAAAGTCAAGATGGAGATTAGGAGAAATGACCTTAGGGGAATCCTTCAAAGGGTGGCGCTAGTTAGTGATATACAgtagaagggagatgtgCAAATGAGGTAAGGATATATCCATTCCGTTGTCCTCCCAGAATGGTTCTTTGTCACAGTGTCCTAGAGAAAGCATCAATAAGCATCGTAGGGTCAACTGTTCACTGTAGTGCATAACGTATTGGTCATTTGCATTGAACATACCTCACGACACGCCTTCGCGACATCAGCTTATCCGCCTATCACCTTACCTACTCTCCGCATCCTCCCTCCCCTACAACCGACTCGCCCTTGGCAAGAGCTGACAGTCTccgagcgagatgacgaCATGTACACCTACACCTATCTCAACACTATATTCCACTCTGAGGTGAATCGATCAAAAGACCAGAATACAGTATGAACGATGACCAGTACTGATGTTTCCGTGTCGTCCACCTTGTATAGCACAAGAGTTCCTACTGAGTACACAACTTCGACGCCTGTTATCTTCACACCGCAACCGACTACCACGACTTGGATCACGACCAGCTGTAGTAGCAGCACatatggaggaggagggagagcgcGCAATCAACGATCGGCCGGAACCTTCCTGGTAACGACCAAGACTGCAAGTGCCACAGCGACTTTAACGTCGGACCAGAATAGACGAGATGTGTCCCAATCCGGTCAAAGTAGTCGTAGGCTCGTTGACAATGCCGAAGTCGAAGGGGGTATTGTGGAGGCTAGAAAGAGTCGCCATTCTCCCGGTAGGGAAGGCGAGACAGAGCAATCTCGCCGTGCTTTCCCTTCGGACGGCGtcggcgatggcgatgatgatgatgaggatgacgatgaagatgacacCGGAAATATCCCGCAAAGATGTTCGACGATGACTTCGACATCTGTCATATATGCACAACCTACAACGTCCTGGTCGACATTCTACGTGCCGACATTCGTACATTCAGATATCAGCGTTCCGATACAAACAGTGTACAGGAGTGGCGAATGTCATACGACTGCAAGTGTTTTGGTCGGAGCTATTCAGAGCAGTACGAGTAGCGATGCTGAACAGCTAGAGGACTATGCGACTTTCACCGCGCCCAGTTCTGTCGATCATGCTCGTATATCAGGTATGGTGGTACATCCCCGTATGACAACTATAATCAGCTGATACAGTAACCTTTTCAGCTGCGTCGGGTCGGTCCACAGCCTCTGCTCAATACACCCCCTCGACGACAGCAGTgaccgcctcgtccaccgctAGTCATCCTCCGATCACACCAACGCCCACCGAGCCATTATCGAtaatcacctccaccacgcCTCCTACTACGCTTGCCGGAGTCGCTATatcatcttccgactcttTCTCGCAATCAAGCTCAGATGTGAGACAAGCAACGCCCATAACAAGTCCCGCACCAACTAGCGCTGCcgactcctcctctcattaTAACAAAGCAGTCTCGACAGGCGCTGCTATAGGTGGAGTTGTTGGTCTTTTCGCTCTACTGGCGGGTGTACTTTTCATGACcagatggtggaagagacGAACCAGAGTGAAGAGGACCAATGAGCTGAGATCAAGTTGGTTTTATGGCGGGGACGTTAGGGAGGATCCCGACTCCGACGATAGATCAATAGCAAATTCCAGAACAATTCAAGTAAGTCATTTGCTCGCTCGCCACCACCTAGTGAACATCTGTATGACCTGAACCGGACTGTTCGAGCTAAGCTTAAATGTGCGTTGGTAGAGAATAGCCTCACAGCCACCTCAATCTCGATTCTCGGCACCATCTATGACATCCCGCCAATCACTCGCTCTTCCCTCATTCCTAACACACCTTCGtcgatccagctcttcctcaacgTTCAGCGGCGGTTTACCATCACTCAAGAACATTGGCAAGTCTTTCTTCTCATCAGGTTGGAACGCGCCCGATGAGTCCAGTTTGAGATATCAGAAGAGACATAATGGGGGATCACCAGCTTGGGCTGAGAAATATCCGGATGCGCAACCTATCCCGATTGCAGCGAGCTCAGCTTCCGTGGGAGGGAACGTTCCGACTGCAGCACTCATGTCTCCTCCCGAGTACGGCAGTGCCACTCTCGGCACAAACATGTCAGGATTAAGAGATAGTAGGTATCCCGACACGGGGTTCTCGTGGGATCAGCCAGCGCAAATTACTGGATCAGAACAGGTCGCATGGGGTAGCTCATATGCCACGTCCCTTGATCTCGAGCCAAGTCTACCCCATCTAGCAGCGAGCAGGACCAGCGAGGGCGAAACTGCTCCAAATATCATCTTCACAGCACCTAGCGACGTTTCAGGCTCAGCGTATGTAGTCCGTACAAACTGGAGTGTTCAGAACAGCAACGACCCGTATCTCTCAACAACGTCACAAGGGGCGAATCTCGATCGCTCTGCATCTGAAAGGAGCGCAAATGATCCGAATATAATACAATCTGTGGCAAATTCGTTCCCCCTCCCTCCATTGAGTTTCCCAACTCCAACTTATTCGTCTGCGATAATTACACCGTTCTCCAGCTCACCAACGCAGAACGAGCATGCGAACacttctcatccctctcaagGGCAAGATAAACCTCTGCCCGCGCCACCGAATTTCtcacatccccatcctcatgATTCTCATCGAATCACAAGATCAACAGCTCATTCTTCCGGTATATGGGAATACAATGCTTATGCCGATTCGACGCGCGAGAGCACTGCCACAGATAGTCATGCACCGCAACTTACAAAAGCAAGGATCAGTGAGCATGAGGCTAACGCCAGTGGGAGAGATACGAGGAATTGGTATGAGAAATCATTATGGGATGGAGAGAGCAGTCGAGGCGATCCGATGAGCATGTACGATGCAAGTCTATATGGGgcgatggtggatgagagtgagagaaaGAGTAGGAAGAGTGTGAAAAGTGTGAGGtgggaggacgaggatagaTCAGTAGCGATGGCTTTGTAGGGTCTCAGGACAATCATCATGCATTCAGACTGGCACCAAGTTGATACAACAGAAAATAAGGTGATTTTCCTCATCACGTCCGCTGTCGGTGTCTCCGCCACAAACATCGCTCGATGCACCTTCCCGGCTATTGTCTTGAAGCGGAGAAAGCATCCGACAAAACCGAAACATGGAAGAAACGGCGGTTTGTCACGTGACACTTTTCACTTCcgtccatcccttccagtGACGCCGTCACCAGGTCTACTCTCACTCCGTTCATTGTAATTCGCTAAAACAGAGTtcattctctctcttcttctgcttcctctgactttgtctcttctcttttccaCGAAAACAATCCATCTATAATCTACCTGGCGGTTACCCTCACCACGTCGCCATCGTAGCGTTATCATCTCTCAGTCAACATGTTACGAACGTTACCCAGAAACATTCGATTaccctcttccactccctccaccagCAGGGCATTCTACTCTCTTGCCGCCGGTTCTGCTACTCGACAACGAAATGTCTCCAACGTCCAAAAACGGAATTACGCGTCAGAGGCAGTAGCACCCAGCAAGAACGATGCCTTTGCCAACGGCGGTAACGCCTACTACACcgaggagtgagtgatagtgatcCGGCATTGCCGCCGTGTAGAAACTTTGTTTGTGTCTGCGCCGAACCGCGCTAACTGACACATGTCTTCTTGCGTGTAGGATGTACCGACTCTGGAAACAAGATCCCAAACAGGTTCACGTCTCCTGGGCTACCTACTTTGCAGGTCTTGACAAGGGtctcccttcgtcttcggcCTACACCCCTCCTCCAGGTTTCATCGGCGCCGCCAGCAGTGTACCCACCCCTGCGGATGGTAGTCCTCGAATGACAGTGGATGGCAGTGGCGACGTCACCGACTACCTGAAAGTGAGTCTATCTTGCGTACCTATCGTTGACCGATCTTGCTAACCTATGCACACTCTCAGGTCCAACTCCTCATCCGTGCTTACCAAGTTCGTGGTCACCACATCGCCAACCTTGACCCTCTCCACATCGCCAACGCCGACCTCGACTCCCGTGTGCCCCCTGAGCTTAAGCTGGACTACTATGGCTGGTCAGAGGCCgacttgaagaaggagtttAAGCTCAGCGACGGTATCTTGCCCCGTTTCATTGGTCACATTAAGGAGGACAAGATGACTCTCGGTCAGATCATCGAGGagttgaagaggatgtaCTGTGAGTGGGACAGCTATTCCGGTCAGTGGAGTCGCAGTGCTAAAAACTTCCCGTGACTGTCTAGGTACCCACGTCGGTGTCCAATACGTTCACATCGTTGACAGAGGTCAGTGTGATTGGCTCCGAGAGCGAGTCGAGATCCCTTCCCAATGGAAATACACCACTGAGGAGAAGCGAATGATCCTCGACCGTCTTATGTGGTCTGAATTGTTCGAGAAGTTCATCGCCTCAAAATACCCCAACGAGAAGCGATTCGGTCTCGAAGGTTGTGAATCTTTGGTCCCCGGTATGAAGGCTTTGATCGACCAATCGGTCGACGCCGGTGTCAAATCTATTGTCATCGGTATGCCCCATCGAGGTCGACTTAACGTTCTCGGTAACGTCATCCGAAAGCCCATTGAGGCCATCTTGAACGAGTTCTCAGGAGAAGCCGACAAGGACGACtcgggtggtggtgatgtcaAGTACCATCTCGGTGCCAACTACGTCCGACCCACTCCTAGCGGAAAGAAGGTTGCCTTGTCCCTTGTCGCcaacccttcccatctcgaaGCTGAGGACCCCGTTGTCCTCGGTAAGACCCGAGCCATCCAGCActtcgagggtgatgagggtaACGCTACCACCGCCATGGGTGTCTTGTTGCACGGTGACGCTGCCTTCGCTGGTCAGGGTGTCGTTTACGAGACCATGGGAATGCAGAACCTCCCCAACTACGGTACTGGTGGTACAATCCACTTGATCGTCAACAACCAGATTGGTTTCACCACCGATCCTCGATTCGCCCGATCCACTCCTTACCCCTCCGACATTGCCAAGTCTATCGAcgctcccatcttccacGTCAACGGTGACGATGTCGAGGCCGTCAACTACGTCTGTACCCTCGCTGCCGAGTGGCGAGCGAAGTTCAAGAAGgacgttgtcgttgacaTTGTCTGCTACCGACGATACGGTCACAACGAAACCGATCAGCCCAGTTTCACCCAGCCCAAGATGTACAGGGCTATCCAGAACCAACCCACCGTCCTTTCCATCTACACCGACCAATTGATCAAGGAGGGTACTTTCActgagaaggagatcgacgagcaCAGGCAATGGGTCTGGGGCATGTTGGAGAAGGCTCACGACGGATCCAAGGACTACAAGCCTTCACCCCGAGAATGGCTTTCGTCGTCATGGGAGGGTTTCCCCACTCCCAAGGAGTTGGCCGAGAACGTCCTTCCCCACCATCCCACCGGTGCCGAGGAGGCCACTCTTCAACGAATCGGTGGGGtcatctccactttcccTGAGGGCTTCAACCCTCACAAGAACCTTGCTCGTATCATTTCCACTCGAGGCAAGGCTGTCTCGGAGGGCAAGAACATTGACTGGTCCACCGCCGAGGCCCTCGCCTTCGGTACCCTTTGTCTTGAGGGTACCCACGTTAGGGTTTCCGGTCAGGACGTCGAGCGAGGTACCTTCTCGCAACGACACGCCGTTGTCCATGACcaggagaacgagaacacCTATGTTCCCCTCAAACACCTCGACAGTAACCAGGGATCTTTCACCGTCACCAACTCGCACTTGTCCGAGTTCGGTACCCTTGGTTTCGAGTTGGGTTACTCCCTCGTTTCTCCCAACAGTTTGACCATCTGGGAGGCTCAATTCGGTGACTTCGCGTGAGTAAAGTATGCATGGTTCAGCCGTCTGGTACATACTGACGTCGCGCCATAGCAACAACGCTCAATGTATCATCGATCAATTCATCGCTGCCGGTGAGAGGAAGTGGCTCCAGCGAACCGGTCTGGTGTTGTCCTTGCCCCACGGTTACGACGGTCAAGGTCCCGAGCACTCTTCCGGTCGTATCGAGCGATTCCTTCAGCTCTGTGATGACGAGCCTCGAATCTACCCCACACCTGAGAAGCTCGACAGGCAACACCAGGACTGCAACATGCAGGTCGTCTACCCTACGTGAGTGTCTTGCATCATGTGTGCTGTGGCACAGCTGATCGAGTGAACAGTACCCCCGCCAACTACTTCCACGTCCTTCGTCGTCAGAACAAGCGTGAATTCCGAAAACCTGTGAGTCGTGCACAATGTCTGATGTGGATTCAATGCTAATAATCCGTTACTAGCTTATCGTCTTCTTTTCCAAATCCCTCCTCCGACACCCTCAAGCTAGATCTACTCTCGAGGAGATGAGCGGTGACTCCGTCTTCCAGCGATATATCCCCGAGCCTCACTCTGAGGAGCTTGCCGAGCCAGAGAAGATTCGACGACACATCCTCTGTTCCGGTCAAGTGTACTACCAACTTTTGAAGGAGAGAGCGGACCGAGGTATCAACGATGTTGCAATCTCAAGAGTTGAGCAGCTCTCACCGTTGCCTTACGACTTGCTTACTCCTCATTTGGACAAGTACCCCAACGCCGATATCGTTTGGGCtcaagaggaggtgagtttgaccaTCTAACGAAACCAAAGTCTCAAACCGCTGACAATACCCTCGGTTTGCTTTCACGTAGCCCCTCAACAACGGTGCTTGGACATACGTTCAACCTCGATTGATCACTGCTCTCCAGGAGACTGAGAAccacaaggacaaggtccCCATCTACGCTGGTAGAAAACCAAGTAGTTCAGTCGCTACAGGTTCCAAGATCTCgcacaagaaggagatccaGATGATCAACGATATGGCTTTTGCCCAAGCTGAGTAAGCGGAGCGGAGTGCTTCGGAACGACGAgggaagcgagagaagaggaggttaTCCATCTGTACAATGTTCAATACTCTGGTGTGAAGAAAAATGCATTTATTCACGGACACTTGAATGGTATGAAATTGCGAAATGGTTCAGGTTCAAGGTGCGAGCGGACGCAATAGTGATAGCACTGCGAATGAGTGCAGTGTCTTGACTGTGATGAGCTCGCGCAGCGTTTCAGCCGAACTGTGAAGTGTCAAATTGGGAATCAAGACAACGATTCAGTGTTTCCACTCCGCGTACTATATATCCCTTTGCATTGCTTTTGACCAACTTGACTACTTGATTGTTTGACTAGACTAGACTATTTGAAAGTACGGATACGTGAATTGAAAAGAAAGTCAAGGACCGGAAGACTGAATACTGAAAACTGAGGACCgaaggaaggacgaagactGGAGAACTGAACATTGATTTGATATACCCAAGAGAAAGACACAAGTAAGGAATGATATCGGCGGCGTGAGCGAAAaagaagtggtggtggtatgaCTTGCTCAGACAAGAGTCAATGGAAGACGAGATCGATTTGATCGTGAGGCGTGCGTGAACTTGGATAGACGTCTTGTTCTGACCTACGAGTTCAGGTCATAGACCGGACGTGGTCCTCAAGGTTGTCGTTGACAGCTGATGTTCCTGTGATCCGATCCATACCCTACTTCCTGCTCAGTCCAGAAATTTGTTTCACAACCACAACAGTAGACACCATCGCCGCAGACGGGTTGGATACGAAGCCTATATCGATGGTGCTAACGGAAATCGTGGTAGGTCGAGGAGCAACGAGAGGAAGTATGCATCGGGCGAGTCGTGGGTCGAGTCAAGTgtcgaggagagggagtgCGGTCGATCCGATCCAAGGAAAAAGAATTGGTAATAGTACAAACAGGTTGAaccgaaagacgaaagagacCGGAAAGCTGAAGAGAACGAAATGCCTAATCGCATATACCCAATCAATAACTCTGAGCCATTGGGTTATTCGGCGGCGACTGGTGGTTTTGTAGACTAAAGGTGAGGTGTGTGAGTTGTCAGCTCATGCGTCGAAAGGCTTCTTCGTATGCAAACATTTGGTGCTTACGATTTTCGCTTTGACTTTGTCATTTCCTTCTTGAGGGCCGCTCCGTCTAGTGGTTTCAGGAGCTCGAAAGAACACAGCAGATCCTCTGACACCGACATCACCGCCCCAAAGTTGTCGAATTCACCGCAGTAACTgcgaggaaaggaagggtcgATGATCAGCATACGAAACACATGGGGCGGTGTCGTCATAACCACTCACTTTGGCGCAGAGAAGACAGTGACTAGCGTTCGGTCATTGTAGAATTCGTAgccatcctcaacaaccaTGTGTGCTCGACAGATGAGATCCATGTCCTGCGAAGACAGAAGTTCAGCTTGTGTGACAGCGGAGGGAGCTCTGACGGGAAGATCGACTTACGTGCGTCGCAAGGAAAGCGTTGATAACACTCTTGCCGTAACAGAACGAAACACCTCTTTCATTGTCCTCCCAGTCCAGCGCCGTGTCAGATGGATCCGACCATACGAGATCATTGAGTAATCCGTAGTCTGGTACATCTGTGTTTGTGATCGGTTCAGCATACTCTTCTCGGATTAGCTTGGCTTGTACTTACCTGTGGGTCGTTGGATCCTCCTGATATCGTCCATACTCTTCAGACTTGGACTCAAACCACCATGAACACAGAAAATCTTGCTCGCAACGATCGAAGCGATAGGAAGAGTATTGAAGACATCGATGAATGTCTTCCAAGTCTTGATATTGGTCCGACGTTTACATTCGTCGTAGAATCCGTACACTGTCCCAGAGTGTCAGCTAAAGCCATTAAGACGTGTGATCAGTGTGTAGCTTACCCCGTGTGACATTCGCACATTCGTGATTCCcacgaaggaggaagaagtttTCAGGATATTTGATCTTGTAACACAGTAAGAGAAGGATCGTTTCGAGGGATTGCTTGCCCCGATCTACGTAATCGCCCAAGAAAAGGTAGTTTGCGGCTGGTGGGAAACCGCACATCTCGAACATCCGGATCAAATCGGCATACTATACCAGGATGTCGTTAGCAAGAGGCTATAATGGTAAAGCTATAAAAAGCTCACCTGTCCGTGTACGTCGCCTACGATTTTGACCGGAGGACTGAGTTCTATCAAGGTGGGTTGCGACAGGAAAACTTCTCTTGCTGCCGCACAGACACTCGCTATCTCCGCATTCTTCAAGGGTGGTGACTTGGTGACCTTTCCACTGTATCCCGCTTCCAAAAGTCTGTGAATCATGTTATCCACGTCCAAGACCTGTACACCCGAGgcgcttcctcctccgatACTGCTCCTGCTGATTGTCGCGGTGAGTGCTGCACCTGGCGTGAGAGAGGAGCCAGAGTCGCGAGACATGTGACCGGGGCCAACGGGTGAGCCGAGGGGTGGTGTGGATGTCCTTGCGGGCGAGACGGAGAGAGCtgagggaggtggtggggatgtgCCCATCAGAGAAGATCGGAGACCGGTTCTTGGCGCAGAAAGGATGTTTTGAGTGGTTGGGATGTTGGCAGTGGGTGAGGGGACGTTGAGTGTTGCGGAAGTAGGGGAGGAAGCGGCGCCCGATTGAGCAGATTTGACTGAAGCGGAACCATCGAACGAGTTTTGGGTGTTCAGTGTGGGTCTACCACCCCCACCggcagaagagaaggaggatatggaaCTCTGTCTATCTTCTTTACCACCTCTACGTCTCGCACTCATTCTAGCCGGAGTTGAAAACGCGCTCCCACCACCGCTGCCAACATCCATCGGTGGTGATCCACCCGGTTGAGGTGTTGACGGACCATCTTGTccagatgacgaggagatttTTGTAGATGCGAGAGAGTCTGCTAGGTCGGATGCAGAGAGTTGTTTGGAGGATGTTCTACCCAACTTCttggatgacgacgatggcGTTTGACCCATCTTGAGAATGGAGAATGTGGCTGGGTTCGCACGGTTAAAGAATACGTTGTGTGGAATTTATGATTGGATGCGTCGTTTGTCAAAGGGTGGTGGGTGAGGTCAAAGGGATATAAGTAAGAGTGATTCGATGTGGAATGGGAGGATGAGAATGGGACCGACAGACGAGCTTgaaaggtggtggtggttgtgggCTGTAAGGCGCGGCGCGGAGTGTTTGCGACGTGCGGTCGGTGAGAGTGGAGTCGTGCGTTTTTCCGAAAAGAGCGGCGGGAGATACTCGTCTGTATCTGCGACTCTGTGTGAGATGAAcagagaaggtgagtgacagggTATGTGAGTATGGATAGAGGATGTATGTATTGATTTG encodes:
- a CDS encoding oxoglutarate dehydrogenase (succinyl-transferring), E1 component; amino-acid sequence: MLRTLPRNIRLPSSTPSTSRAFYSLAAGSATRQRNVSNVQKRNYASEAVAPSKNDAFANGGNAYYTEEMYRLWKQDPKQVHVSWATYFAGLDKGLPSSSAYTPPPGFIGAASSVPTPADGSPRMTVDGSGDVTDYLKVQLLIRAYQVRGHHIANLDPLHIANADLDSRVPPELKLDYYGWSEADLKKEFKLSDGILPRFIGHIKEDKMTLGQIIEELKRMYCTHVGVQYVHIVDRGQCDWLRERVEIPSQWKYTTEEKRMILDRLMWSELFEKFIASKYPNEKRFGLEGCESLVPGMKALIDQSVDAGVKSIVIGMPHRGRLNVLGNVIRKPIEAILNEFSGEADKDDSGGGDVKYHLGANYVRPTPSGKKVALSLVANPSHLEAEDPVVLGKTRAIQHFEGDEGNATTAMGVLLHGDAAFAGQGVVYETMGMQNLPNYGTGGTIHLIVNNQIGFTTDPRFARSTPYPSDIAKSIDAPIFHVNGDDVEAVNYVCTLAAEWRAKFKKDVVVDIVCYRRYGHNETDQPSFTQPKMYRAIQNQPTVLSIYTDQLIKEGTFTEKEIDEHRQWVWGMLEKAHDGSKDYKPSPREWLSSSWEGFPTPKELAENVLPHHPTGAEEATLQRIGGVISTFPEGFNPHKNLARIISTRGKAVSEGKNIDWSTAEALAFGTLCLEGTHVRVSGQDVERGTFSQRHAVVHDQENENTYVPLKHLDSNQGSFTVTNSHLSEFGTLGFELGYSLVSPNSLTIWEAQFGDFANNAQCIIDQFIAAGERKWLQRTGLVLSLPHGYDGQGPEHSSGRIERFLQLCDDEPRIYPTPEKLDRQHQDCNMQVVYPTTPANYFHVLRRQNKREFRKPLIVFFSKSLLRHPQARSTLEEMSGDSVFQRYIPEPHSEELAEPEKIRRHILCSGQVYYQLLKERADRGINDVAISRVEQLSPLPYDLLTPHLDKYPNADIVWAQEEPLNNGAWTYVQPRLITALQETENHKDKVPIYAGRKPSSSVATGSKISHKKEIQMINDMAFAQAE